A region from the Cystobacter ferrugineus genome encodes:
- a CDS encoding protein kinase domain-containing protein, producing the protein MSKPELPRVKHRHFTLDGFRYQIYATQVEDRDYDTLYQAWRTTVANGERTQVLLKPVAVSGDGEQRGRYWEEVQLALHLEHPHIAKVHGITVAPDRATYVVTESMPGLYLATALDFSLLVGRRVSPAFAAHVASLVADALDHAHMQADKQGTPLHIIHRGVGPMRIRVGFDGRVKLVNFGSAYSELRDRLKTPPGILRGDAAYAAPELWRAVMDSSGPVGDSLIARKVDGRADVFSLGLTLLETLWALYALDPVDIPEDVQKPRVARKVTTEQHVWTDPGVLADRALRFDVAQLKDRLDQLPKGLGEIVRRALQPDPSERLTAAQMRDGLREYLAKLQSPFDDKAAGAELSGIYGAAKSARRLLGSPIERTALSDLDDEEG; encoded by the coding sequence ATCAGGCGTGGCGCACCACTGTCGCGAACGGTGAGCGCACCCAAGTCCTATTGAAACCTGTTGCGGTTTCCGGGGATGGCGAGCAACGGGGGCGATACTGGGAAGAGGTTCAACTGGCTTTGCACTTGGAACACCCCCATATCGCCAAGGTGCACGGGATTACGGTTGCGCCTGACCGCGCAACTTATGTTGTCACGGAGTCCATGCCAGGGCTTTACTTGGCGACGGCATTGGATTTTAGCCTTCTGGTTGGCCGCAGGGTCTCCCCCGCTTTTGCCGCCCATGTTGCGTCACTGGTGGCTGACGCGCTCGACCATGCACACATGCAGGCGGATAAACAGGGGACCCCCCTCCACATCATTCACCGTGGCGTGGGCCCGATGCGTATACGGGTCGGCTTTGACGGCCGGGTCAAGCTGGTGAACTTCGGGTCGGCATACTCCGAGCTGCGCGACCGCTTGAAGACGCCTCCGGGTATCCTTCGAGGTGACGCGGCCTATGCTGCGCCTGAGCTGTGGCGGGCTGTGATGGACTCTTCGGGGCCTGTTGGCGACTCGCTCATAGCGCGTAAGGTTGACGGACGGGCGGATGTTTTCTCCCTTGGTCTCACTCTGTTGGAAACGTTGTGGGCGCTGTATGCGCTTGACCCGGTAGACATTCCCGAGGATGTCCAGAAACCCCGCGTTGCCCGTAAGGTTACAACGGAACAGCACGTGTGGACGGATCCCGGGGTCCTGGCCGACCGCGCACTTCGGTTTGACGTTGCCCAGCTCAAGGATAGGCTTGACCAGTTGCCCAAAGGTCTGGGCGAGATCGTGCGCCGAGCCCTTCAGCCTGATCCGAGCGAGCGTCTTACCGCGGCTCAGATGCGCGATGGACTGCGCGAATACTTGGCGAAGCTCCAGAGTCCCTTTGACGACAAGGCTGCGGGTGCTGAGTTGTCCGGCATCTACGGTGCGGCAAAGAGCGCGCGGCGCTTGCTTGGAAGTCCTATCGAGCGCACCGCGCTTTCAGACCTGGACGACGAGGAGGGCTGA